The Cucumis melo cultivar AY chromosome 5, USDA_Cmelo_AY_1.0, whole genome shotgun sequence genome has a segment encoding these proteins:
- the LOC103485901 gene encoding pentatricopeptide repeat-containing protein At3g56550, translated as MSKEKAILTLLQGCNSLKRLRKIHAHVIVSGLHHHVAIANKLLNFCAISVSGSLAYAQLLFHQTEFPQTEAWNSIIRGFAQSSSPIDAIVFYNQMVWDSFSMRDTFTFSFVLKACERIKAERKCKEVHGTVIRCGYDADVIVCTNLVKCYSAMGSVYIARQVFDKMPARDLVAWNAMISCFSQQGLHQEALQTYNQMRSENVDIDGFTLVGLISSCAHLGALNIGVQMHRFARENGLDQSLYVGNALIDMYAKCGSLDQAILIFDRMQRKDIFTWNSMIVGYGVHGRGSEAIYCFQQMLEARIQPNSITFLGLLCGCSHQGLVQEGVKYFNLMSSKFRLRPEVKHYGCLVDLYGRAGKLEKALEIVSNSSHNDSVLWRTLLGSCKIHKNVTIGEIAMNRLFELGATSAGDCILLATIYAGENDKAGVSRMRKMIKSQGIKTTPGWSWIEIGEQVHKFVVDDKSNRYSIEVYEKLREVIYQASFFGYVGDESVSSLDVLSTIETLKTSCTYHSEKLAIAFGLARTADGTQIRIVKNLRVCRDCHSFIKAVSVAFNREIIVRDRVRFHHFKGGKCSCNDYW; from the coding sequence ATGTCGAAGGAAAAGGCGATTCTCACTCTCTTGCAAGGCTGCAACAGCCTCAAGAGGCTTCGAAAGATCCACGCACATGTTATTGTAAGCGGCCTCCACCATCATGTCGCCATTGCCAACAAGCTTTTGAACTTCTGTGCCATCTCTGTTTCAGGTTCCCTTGCTTATGCCCAGCTTCTCTTCCATCAAACGGAGTTCCCACAAACCGAAGCCTGGAACTCCATCATCAGAGGCTTTGCCCAAAGCTCATCTCCCATTGACGCCATTGTTTTCTACAATCAAATGGTTTGGGACTCTTTTTCTATGCGTGACACATTTACTTTCTCATTTGTGCTCAAAGCCTGTGAAAGAATCAAGGCTGAGCGTAAGTGTAAAGAAGTTCATGGCACGGTAATTCGTTGTGGTTATGATGCAGACGTGATTGTCTGCACCAATCTTGTCAAATGTTATTCAGCGATGGGGTCAGTTTATATTGCCCGACAGGTGTTTGACAAAATGCCTGCAAGAGATCTAGTGGCTTGGAATGCAATGATATCTTGCTTTTCTCAACAGGGTTTGCACCAGGAGGCACTGCAGACATACAATCAGATGAGAAGTGAAAATGTGGATATAGATGGGTTTACACTTGTTGGGTTGATTTCGTCTTGTGCCCATCTTGGAGCGTTGAATATTGGAGTTCAGATGCATAGATTTGCTCGTGAAAACGGTCTTGACCAGAGTCTTTATGTTGGAAATGCGTTGATAGATATGTATGCTAAGTGTGGTAGTTTAGATCAGGCCATTCTTATCTTTGATAGAATGCAGAGGAAGGACATTTTCACTTGGAACTCGATGATTGTTGGGTATGGAGTGCATGGTCGAGGTAGTGAAGCTATATATTGCTTTCAACAGATGTTAGAAGCAAGAATACAACCAAACTCTATCACATTTTTGGGTTTACTTTGTGGATGTAGTCATCAAGGTTTGGTTCAAGAAGGTGTTAAATACTTCAATTTGATGAGCTCCAAGTTTAGGCTAAGACCTGAGGTCAAACACTATGGATGCCTTGTGGATTTATATGGTCGAGCTGGAAAGCTTGAGAAGGCACTTGAAATTGTATCGAATTCATCACACAATGATTCAGTTTTGTGGCGAACCTTACTTGGGTCTTGCAAGATTCACAAAAATGTGACAATAGGAGAAATTGCCATGAATAGATTGTTTGAGCTTGGAGCTACGAGTGCAGGGGATTGTATATTGCTAGCTACAATCTATGCTGGAGAAAACGATAAAGCTGGTGTTTCAAGAATGAGAAAAATGATTAAGAGCCAAGGGATAAAGACTACCCCAGGTTGGAGTTGGATCGAAATTGGGGAACAAGTTCATAAGTTTGTGGTTGACGATAAGTCCAATCGTTATTCCATTGAAGTGTATGAGAAGTTGAGGGAAGTTATTTATCAAGCCTCCTTTTTTGGATATGTAGGAGATGAGTCTGTTTCGTCACTTGATGTGCTTTCCACCATAGAAACTTTAAAGACGTCCTGTACATATCATAGTGAGAAACTTGCAATTGCATTTGGATTGGCAAGAACCGCAGATGGGACACAGATACGTATTGTTAAAAACCTTCGAGTTTGCAGAGATTGTCATTCATTCATAAAAGCTGTTTCGGTGGCATTCAACCGAGAAATAATTGTTAGAGATCGGGTTCGGTTCCACCATTTCAAGGGTGGCAAATGTTCTTGCAATGACTACTGGTGA